A stretch of Imperialibacter roseus DNA encodes these proteins:
- a CDS encoding AraC family transcriptional regulator has protein sequence MEKIPIRDIRTTSGQAFGRCSIRRLQDIFEGKDMLHALHRHNFFFILAVAQGEGVHEIDFTPYQVSDRSVFFLRPGQVHRLQLKMGSTGYLMEFDQEFCGSKDQATAQRLRKASGKNFCQLEASRFDKLDGILSDIFEEYTSKQDGYLDIIKANLEILCIAYNRQSPDPGQLTNNGNLYTQERFEELLELLETRISELKNVSQYADLLNLSPYQLNAITKASVGKTVAQLIDEQIILEAKRYLLATPNQVKDIAWDLGYEDVSYFIRFFKKHTSHSPDAFRKNFR, from the coding sequence ATGGAGAAAATCCCCATCAGAGACATTCGTACCACCAGTGGGCAGGCTTTTGGGCGATGTAGTATCCGGAGGCTACAGGATATCTTCGAGGGGAAAGACATGCTGCACGCCCTGCACCGGCACAACTTCTTTTTTATTCTGGCGGTCGCCCAGGGTGAAGGCGTTCATGAAATTGATTTCACTCCCTATCAGGTATCCGACCGATCCGTGTTTTTTCTGAGGCCGGGTCAGGTGCACCGCCTCCAGCTAAAGATGGGCTCCACCGGATATCTCATGGAATTTGACCAGGAGTTCTGCGGCTCCAAAGATCAGGCTACTGCGCAGCGGCTGCGAAAAGCAAGTGGCAAGAACTTCTGCCAACTTGAAGCCAGCAGGTTCGACAAACTGGACGGTATCCTGTCTGATATCTTTGAAGAATACACCAGCAAGCAGGACGGCTACCTCGATATCATCAAAGCCAATTTGGAAATCCTTTGCATAGCATACAACAGGCAGAGCCCTGACCCAGGTCAACTGACAAACAATGGTAACCTCTATACGCAGGAGCGATTTGAAGAACTGCTTGAACTGCTTGAGACCCGGATCAGCGAATTAAAAAATGTATCGCAATATGCCGACCTGCTCAATCTCTCACCCTACCAGTTGAATGCTATCACCAAAGCGTCGGTAGGTAAAACTGTCGCTCAACTGATCGACGAACAGATTATACTCGAAGCAAAACGCTACCTGCTCGCCACCCCTAATCAGGTGAAAGACATTGCGTGGGATCTGGGGTACGAGGACGTTTCCTATTTCATCCGGTTTTTTAAAAAACATACAAGCCACTCTCCGGATGCTTTTCGCAAGAACTTCCGATAA
- a CDS encoding SRPBCC family protein, which yields MKHLQFLQDVKAPATKVYRLMLGLDDIKSYQDWTSAFNPDPDGAAGSYEGSWDKGSKILFVGLDQDGKRGGMVSKILENKPAEFVSVSHYGMVDGDQEITSGAMVEMWAGAMENYTFKERNGVTAVTVDLDTADAFAEMFSEMWPKALNRLKEICEG from the coding sequence ATGAAACATCTTCAATTTCTCCAGGACGTCAAGGCGCCTGCTACAAAAGTTTACAGGCTGATGCTGGGCCTTGATGATATTAAAAGCTATCAAGACTGGACCAGCGCTTTCAACCCCGATCCAGATGGGGCAGCAGGCTCTTACGAGGGAAGCTGGGACAAAGGCAGCAAAATACTTTTCGTAGGGCTTGATCAGGACGGCAAGCGGGGCGGCATGGTGTCCAAAATACTGGAAAACAAACCCGCTGAGTTCGTATCTGTCAGTCATTACGGCATGGTGGATGGCGATCAGGAAATCACCTCCGGCGCCATGGTTGAAATGTGGGCTGGCGCTATGGAAAACTACACCTTCAAAGAACGCAATGGGGTGACTGCAGTGACGGTAGACTTGGACACGGCGGATGCTTTTGCCGAAATGTTCAGCGAAATGTGGCCAAAGGCATTGAACAGGCTGAAGGAGATTTGCGAGGGTTAG
- a CDS encoding ATP-binding protein, with translation MLHWILKIQNIGVEPHMSKALKRSVILSNSLSLMIATMPILFTLLVSITQGTALITVPLVTQPLFVLTPILLNAVRWTTASRILLSWITPAVIISYSIINKTNGLDMQVSSYVGFRITMVASSILPFLLFTPAERWLMFLTLGLSSFTVISFDAVHTFFGVGFSNASLADSSYQLTNIRAFMGIVIIGSCALILKNSFEKSEAENEELIEELGRRNTEIKTQLREIQNQQKSIQSQKDLIEHQYNIILQREARLMSNEEKLTQANKVIKSQHDLLLSKNIDLQQKLIEQNDMLEKANQDLIKMNADLHHFMYMASHHLRGPIATLHGLINLVPRKKLDEELSDLLDRGIDELGALNNVVDDLNHIDTIKNQLLHPVEKIFWDKIVASVLEQYEQEIRELGIVIKLDLNQAPYITTIRSLLYDILDKIINNAIKFRSPERPLMVTISCKLDEDKLILEIADNGMGINMSYFGDRVFGLYKRFHENTAGKGLGLYFVKAETELLEGSISVRSVVDQHTTFTLKFPIAPSH, from the coding sequence ATGCTCCATTGGATATTAAAGATTCAGAACATTGGCGTGGAGCCACACATGAGCAAGGCGCTAAAGCGTTCAGTCATTCTAAGCAATAGCCTTAGTTTAATGATCGCCACAATGCCTATTCTTTTTACGCTGCTGGTCTCTATAACGCAGGGAACTGCTCTAATAACTGTACCGCTGGTCACTCAGCCCTTATTTGTGCTTACTCCTATCCTCCTCAACGCAGTAAGGTGGACAACTGCAAGTCGCATTTTACTGTCCTGGATCACACCCGCCGTTATCATTAGTTATTCAATCATTAACAAAACCAATGGGCTCGACATGCAAGTATCGAGTTATGTCGGCTTCAGAATAACCATGGTAGCATCATCCATTTTACCTTTTCTGCTTTTTACTCCAGCGGAGAGATGGCTTATGTTCCTCACGCTGGGGCTTTCATCTTTTACTGTGATAAGCTTTGACGCTGTTCATACTTTTTTTGGTGTCGGATTTTCCAATGCTTCCCTGGCAGATTCATCGTATCAACTCACCAACATCCGGGCCTTTATGGGTATTGTTATTATAGGCTCTTGCGCCCTCATTCTGAAAAATTCGTTTGAAAAATCTGAGGCCGAAAACGAGGAGCTCATCGAGGAACTAGGCAGGAGAAATACGGAAATAAAAACCCAACTTCGAGAGATCCAAAATCAACAAAAGAGCATCCAATCCCAAAAAGACCTGATAGAACATCAGTACAATATCATTCTGCAAAGAGAGGCGAGGTTGATGAGCAACGAAGAAAAATTGACTCAGGCAAACAAGGTGATAAAATCACAACATGATCTACTATTAAGTAAAAATATCGACCTGCAACAGAAGTTGATTGAGCAAAACGACATGCTTGAAAAAGCCAACCAGGATCTTATAAAAATGAATGCTGATTTACATCATTTCATGTACATGGCCTCTCACCACCTTCGGGGGCCTATTGCCACGCTACATGGGCTGATTAACCTGGTGCCAAGGAAAAAATTAGATGAAGAGCTATCTGATTTATTGGACAGAGGCATTGATGAACTAGGCGCTCTGAACAATGTAGTTGACGACCTGAACCATATTGACACAATCAAAAATCAATTGCTCCATCCAGTGGAAAAAATCTTTTGGGATAAAATCGTTGCCTCGGTTCTCGAACAATACGAACAAGAAATTAGGGAGCTTGGTATAGTGATAAAACTTGACCTCAATCAAGCCCCTTATATCACAACCATCCGAAGCTTGCTTTACGATATATTGGATAAAATCATCAACAACGCCATTAAATTCAGGTCGCCCGAACGGCCTCTAATGGTAACTATTTCCTGTAAATTGGATGAAGACAAGTTGATACTAGAAATAGCCGACAATGGAATGGGAATTAATATGTCTTATTTCGGGGACAGGGTTTTCGGTTTATACAAAAGATTTCACGAAAACACAGCCGGAAAAGGGCTTGGCCTGTATTTTGTAAAAGCAGAAACCGAGTTACTCGAGGGCTCTATTTCTGTGCGTAGCGTCGTCGATCAGCACACCACCTTTACTTTGAAGTTTCCTATTGCCCCAAGTCACTAA
- a CDS encoding M1 family metallopeptidase encodes MRFILIFLLLSTEGLAQAPKFTRQDTLRGSITPERAWWDLVHYNLGVKVDPSDKTFSGQNTVTYKVLKSAKIMQIDLQPPMKITAVTEDGKALKVKQEGNAWFITLKKKQVPGAVNNLIISYGGRPQVSKLPPWEGGVTWTKDSNGNDFIVTTCQGDGASLWWPCKDHMYDETDSMTISVTVPDHLMDVSNGRLRKTTDNNDGTKTFEWFVSNPINNYGVNVNVGDYLHFGEVYQGEKGPLDCDYYVLRDNLKKAKTHFEEVPKMLAAFEHWFGPYPFYEDSYKLVEVPYYGMEHQSSVTYGNFYKNGYHTTDVSGTGWGFNFDFIIVHESGHEWFANNITYKDIADMWVHEGFTAYSENLFVDYYYGKDASAEYVIGTRKNIRNDRPIIGYYEVNKSGSGDMYSKGANMLHTLRQLVNDDEKWRTMLRGLNEEFYHQTVTTGQIEAFLAEKSGMDLKPFFDQYLRDVRIPKLEYKADDTTLSYRWVNCVEGFAIPVEVSIDGKTQRLIPESTWKTVALGQPMRKLTVDSDYYVDASKIE; translated from the coding sequence ATGAGATTTATCCTGATCTTCCTTTTATTATCGACAGAAGGTTTAGCCCAAGCACCCAAGTTCACCCGTCAGGACACCCTGCGTGGCTCCATCACCCCGGAAAGAGCATGGTGGGATCTGGTGCATTATAACCTCGGGGTCAAGGTCGATCCATCAGACAAAACCTTCTCCGGGCAAAATACCGTCACCTACAAGGTGCTTAAGTCGGCCAAAATAATGCAGATTGACTTGCAGCCCCCAATGAAAATCACGGCCGTAACAGAAGATGGGAAAGCGCTTAAAGTGAAACAGGAGGGCAATGCGTGGTTCATTACGCTCAAGAAAAAGCAGGTGCCAGGGGCTGTAAACAACCTGATAATCAGTTATGGTGGAAGGCCTCAAGTGAGCAAGCTCCCGCCCTGGGAAGGAGGTGTTACCTGGACAAAGGACAGCAACGGCAACGACTTCATCGTCACTACCTGCCAAGGGGATGGTGCCAGCCTGTGGTGGCCCTGCAAAGACCACATGTACGACGAAACCGACAGCATGACCATCAGCGTGACAGTGCCCGACCACCTGATGGACGTGTCAAACGGACGCCTGCGAAAAACTACTGACAACAACGATGGCACAAAAACCTTCGAGTGGTTTGTGTCCAATCCCATCAACAACTACGGCGTGAATGTGAACGTGGGTGACTACTTGCATTTTGGAGAGGTGTACCAGGGAGAAAAAGGCCCGCTGGACTGCGACTACTACGTGTTGCGAGACAACCTGAAGAAAGCAAAAACCCATTTCGAAGAAGTGCCTAAAATGCTGGCGGCTTTTGAACACTGGTTTGGGCCCTACCCTTTTTACGAAGACAGCTACAAGCTGGTGGAAGTGCCCTACTACGGCATGGAACACCAGAGCAGCGTCACCTATGGCAACTTCTACAAAAACGGCTACCACACCACCGACGTAAGCGGCACAGGCTGGGGCTTTAACTTCGATTTCATCATTGTGCACGAGTCGGGGCATGAGTGGTTTGCCAATAACATCACGTACAAAGACATCGCTGACATGTGGGTGCACGAAGGCTTTACTGCCTACTCAGAGAACCTTTTTGTAGACTACTATTACGGCAAAGACGCCAGTGCCGAATACGTCATTGGCACACGCAAGAACATCCGCAACGACAGACCTATCATTGGCTACTACGAGGTGAATAAATCAGGCTCAGGCGACATGTACTCGAAAGGAGCGAATATGCTGCACACTTTGCGCCAGCTGGTGAACGACGACGAAAAATGGCGCACGATGTTGCGGGGTTTGAATGAGGAGTTCTATCATCAAACTGTTACCACCGGGCAAATTGAAGCCTTCCTGGCTGAAAAGTCAGGGATGGATCTGAAGCCTTTCTTTGACCAATACCTGAGAGACGTGAGGATCCCGAAGTTGGAATACAAAGCCGACGATACGACCCTGAGCTACAGATGGGTTAACTGTGTGGAAGGTTTTGCGATACCAGTGGAGGTGAGCATCGACGGCAAAACACAAAGATTGATTCCTGAGAGCACTTGGAAGACCGTAGCGTTAGGTCAGCCCATGCGTAAGCTGACGGTAGACAGTGATTATTACGTGGATGCCAGCAAGATTGAATAG
- a CDS encoding DUF1501 domain-containing protein: protein MNDEITNSRREFMKKMGAASLAAAAVSIPTASFLSSCSTTPAIHSTADTVILLWMAGGMAHTETFDPKAYTPYTKGVESKRILSSFPKVPTAVDGLYFSKGLESIGSVMDKGAIIRSYKSADLGHILHTRHQYHWHTCYEPPQSVQAPHIGAWIAKELGPVNPVIPPFIAMGQRFTVGEGEELKAFHTAGFLGSEYGPFLIPDPSSGLESVRPPQGMSIKRFEARNQLYKELANKSEVMERGSDYQRESLMRSMEQSYRLLNSPESQVFDLTQEPKEKYDIYNTGRFGLGCLTAKRLAMNGARFVSISTEYEPFLGWDTHENGHTRVVKMKKLIDGPVAQLVKDLDESGHLDRTLIVLASEFSRDALLEGRPGEKVQDQVNQPDVIEDEKFYGMHRHFTDGSSILMWGGGIKKGLVYGKTADERPCSSIENTVVIDQIHQTIYHALGIHPETNYTIEGRPFYTTPDGQGKAVLELLA from the coding sequence ATGAATGACGAGATAACTAACTCACGCAGGGAATTTATGAAGAAAATGGGGGCTGCCAGCCTGGCCGCTGCGGCTGTCAGCATTCCCACAGCCAGTTTTTTAAGCTCATGCAGCACTACTCCGGCAATTCATTCTACGGCTGACACCGTCATATTGCTTTGGATGGCCGGAGGCATGGCGCATACAGAAACCTTCGACCCCAAGGCCTATACACCCTACACAAAAGGCGTAGAGAGTAAAAGAATTTTAAGCTCGTTTCCAAAGGTTCCGACCGCTGTGGATGGACTGTATTTTTCAAAAGGCCTTGAGTCCATTGGCAGTGTGATGGACAAAGGCGCTATCATCAGGTCCTACAAATCGGCCGACCTGGGGCACATCCTTCATACCCGGCACCAGTACCACTGGCATACTTGCTATGAGCCGCCGCAATCCGTGCAAGCGCCGCATATTGGTGCCTGGATCGCCAAAGAGCTGGGGCCAGTCAATCCGGTCATCCCTCCTTTTATTGCCATGGGGCAGCGTTTCACTGTTGGGGAAGGCGAAGAACTAAAAGCCTTCCATACGGCTGGGTTCCTCGGTAGTGAATATGGGCCATTTCTCATTCCGGATCCGTCTAGTGGGCTGGAGAGCGTTCGTCCTCCGCAGGGCATGTCTATCAAAAGGTTTGAGGCAAGAAATCAGCTTTACAAAGAATTGGCCAATAAAAGTGAGGTGATGGAACGAGGCAGCGATTACCAGCGAGAGTCGTTGATGCGGTCGATGGAGCAGTCGTACCGGTTGTTGAATTCGCCCGAGTCGCAGGTGTTTGATTTGACACAGGAGCCAAAGGAGAAGTATGACATCTACAACACCGGCCGGTTTGGGCTTGGCTGCCTGACCGCCAAAAGACTGGCCATGAATGGTGCCCGGTTTGTGAGCATATCCACAGAATACGAGCCCTTTCTTGGTTGGGACACGCATGAAAATGGACATACCCGTGTGGTGAAAATGAAGAAACTGATCGATGGCCCTGTTGCGCAGCTTGTCAAAGATTTGGATGAATCGGGGCATTTGGACAGGACGCTCATTGTGCTGGCCAGCGAATTCAGCAGAGATGCCTTGCTGGAAGGGCGCCCGGGCGAAAAAGTACAAGACCAGGTCAATCAACCTGACGTTATTGAAGACGAAAAATTCTATGGCATGCACCGGCATTTCACCGATGGCAGCTCTATACTTATGTGGGGAGGGGGCATCAAAAAAGGGTTGGTTTACGGCAAAACGGCCGATGAAAGACCCTGCTCCTCCATTGAAAACACCGTCGTTATTGACCAAATACACCAGACGATCTACCATGCTTTAGGTATCCATCCTGAAACTAACTACACGATCGAAGGTCGGCCCTTCTACACCACGCCCGACGGGCAGGGAAAAGCCGTTTTGGAGTTGCTTGCTTAG